Proteins encoded within one genomic window of Tidjanibacter massiliensis:
- the kbl gene encoding glycine C-acetyltransferase translates to MYGKMKEFLQKELADIREAGLYKEERIIASPQRAEIEVGGKKVLNFCANNYLGLSDNPRLVEAAKKEMDARGYGMSSVRFICGTQDIHKELEAAIAEYFGTEDTILYAACFDANGGVFEPLFTDQDAIISDSLNHASIIDGVRLCKAVRYRYANADMEDLEKQLKLAQAQRFRIIVTDGVFSMDGNVAPMDKITELANKYDALVMVDECHSAGVVGKTGRGVTELYNIRGQVDIITGTLGKAFGGAIGGFTTGRKEIIELLRQRSRPYLFSNSVPPAVVGASLEVFRMLKESDELHDRLVENVEYFRNKMLAAGFDIKPTQSAICAVMLYDAPLSQVFAKKLLDEGIYVTGFYYPVVPKGQARIRVQVSAGHTRAHLDKCVEAFTKIGKELGVLK, encoded by the coding sequence ATGTACGGAAAAATGAAAGAGTTTCTGCAAAAAGAACTTGCAGACATCAGGGAGGCTGGCCTCTACAAGGAAGAAAGGATAATCGCCTCGCCCCAGCGGGCGGAAATCGAGGTGGGCGGCAAGAAGGTACTCAACTTCTGCGCCAACAACTACCTGGGTCTCTCCGACAACCCGAGGCTCGTGGAGGCAGCCAAGAAGGAGATGGATGCACGCGGTTACGGCATGTCCTCCGTACGCTTCATCTGCGGTACGCAGGACATCCACAAGGAGCTCGAAGCCGCCATTGCGGAGTATTTCGGTACGGAGGACACCATCCTCTACGCCGCATGCTTCGATGCGAACGGAGGCGTATTCGAACCGCTCTTCACGGACCAGGATGCCATCATCTCCGACTCGCTCAACCACGCATCCATCATCGACGGCGTAAGGCTCTGCAAAGCAGTACGTTATCGTTATGCCAACGCAGACATGGAAGACCTTGAAAAACAACTCAAGCTCGCCCAGGCACAGCGTTTCCGCATCATCGTGACGGACGGCGTATTCTCCATGGACGGCAACGTAGCCCCGATGGACAAGATTACGGAACTGGCCAACAAGTACGACGCGCTCGTAATGGTGGACGAATGCCACTCGGCAGGCGTCGTGGGCAAGACCGGCCGCGGCGTGACGGAGCTCTACAACATACGCGGCCAGGTGGACATCATCACCGGTACGCTCGGCAAGGCATTCGGCGGCGCTATCGGCGGTTTCACCACCGGCCGCAAGGAAATCATCGAACTGCTGCGCCAGCGTTCGCGTCCCTACCTCTTCTCGAACTCGGTACCGCCCGCAGTGGTAGGCGCCAGCCTCGAAGTCTTCCGGATGCTCAAGGAGTCGGACGAACTGCACGACAGGCTCGTGGAGAACGTGGAATATTTCCGCAACAAGATGCTCGCCGCCGGGTTCGACATCAAACCCACGCAATCGGCCATCTGCGCCGTGATGCTCTACGACGCCCCCCTGTCGCAGGTCTTCGCGAAAAAACTCCTCGACGAGGGCATCTACGTGACGGGCTTCTACTACCCGGTCGTTCCGAAGGGACAGGCACGTATCCGGGTACAGGTTTCCGCCGGACATACGAGGGCCCATCTCGACAAGTGCGTCGAAGCCTTCACCAAAATCGGCAAGGAGCTCGGAGTGCTTAAATAG